AAAATCTGTTCTGTATTTTTGTAGATAACGGATTACTAAGAAAAGAAGAGTTCGAGCAGGTGCTTGATTCTTATCGTCATATGGGTCTGAACATCAAAGGTGTAGATGCGAAAGATTTGTTTTATAGTGCGCTTGACGGTTTATCTGATCCGGAAGCAAAAAGAAAAGCAATCGGAAAAGCATTTATTGACGTTTTTGATCAGGAATCACATTTAATTGAAGATGTGAAATGGTTAGGTCAGGGTACAATTTATCCGGACGTGATTGAATCTGTTTCAGTTAAAGGACCTTCTGCTACCATTAAATCACACCATAACGTAGGTGGTTTACCGGATTTTATGAAATTGAAAGTGGTTGAGCCGCTGAATACTTTATTTAAAGATGAAGTAAGATTGGTTGGTAAAACACTGAATATAGATCCGACAATTCTTGGCCGTCATCCCTTCCCTGGACCAGGTTTAGCAATTCGTATTTTGGGAGAAATCACTCCTGAAAAAGTAGCTATTTTACAGGAAGTTGACGCGATTTTTATTGGCGGACTAAGAAAATGGAATTTGTATAATGAAGTTTGGCAGGCTGGAGTAATGCTTCTTCCTGTTAAAAGTGTAGGTGTAATGGGCGATGAGCGTACTTACGAAAGTGTGGTTGCGTTGAGAGCTGTAACTTCTGTTGATGGTATGACAGCCGACTGGGCTCACCTGCCATATGATTTCCTTGCCGAAGTTTCCAATGATATTATCAATAAAGTAAAAGGCGTTAACCGCGTTGTTTATGATATTTCTTCAAAACCACCTGCAACAATTGAGTGGGAATAAGGTTTTGATTTTAACCAATAAAAAGAAAAGCGGGCTGTTTCAGCTCGCTTTTTCCATTATACCATAGGTCATGTTATATATCATCAGGATCGCCCGACTCCGCGGCTGATCAAACTCAATACAAATAAAACCAAGAAAACAAAGAAAAGTATTTTAGCAATTCCGGCAGCTCCAGCTGCAATTCCACCAAATCCAAGTACTCCGGCAATGATGGCAACGATCAGAAATATTACTGTCCATCTAAGCATAATTGACAAATAGTTTAGTTGATAAAAATAAGTTTAATTGATGAATGTCTTTGCTGATATTATTACTAAATATATGCCAGGAAATGATTCTATGAAATAATGTGATTATTAACGGTTTACCTGCGTTTGTTTCGCCAAAATTGACCTTTTGTGTGGAGATTGCTGCCCAGAATATGCGCAAAATTGGTAGAATAAGTTACAAATTGAATATACAAATGAAATAATATTGACTTATTCATAGTTGTCTTAGCAATATAATGGTGAATTAAGGTTGTGATATTGCTAAATGCGTCATTAGCCGTACTTTGCACGACTTTTAAATTTTTGAAAAATAGTATAGTAGAATGAATAAATTGCTTTTTGTTGTTCTGGCTGGCTTAACCTGCACAGCCACTTTTGCCCAGTCGGATCGTTGGCAGCAGCGTGTCAAGTATCAAATGAATATCGATTTTGATGTTACCAAGCATCAATATACTGGCACCCAAAAACTGGTTTACAGCAACAATTCACCGGATACGCTTACAAAAGTTTTTTATCATCTCTACATGAACGCTTTCCAGCCGGGAAGCCAGATGGATGTTCGGTCAAGAGTAATCAGCGATCCTGATCCGCGGGTGAAAGACAGGATTTCAAAATTGTCTCCAAATGAAATTGGATACGAAAAAATTCTATCGTTGAAACAAAACGGCAAGCCTTTGAAATATCAGGTTGTCGGGACTATTCTGGAAGTGACTTTGAATGAAAAGATTCTTCCAAAAACGCAGCACACTTTTGATATGGAGTTTGAAGCCCAGGTTCCAATTCAGATTCGTAGAAATGGAAGAGATAATAGTGAAGGTATTGATTATTCGGTAGCACAGTGGTATCCAAAACTTTGTGAATATGATTATGAAGGCTGGCATTCCAATCCTTACATCGCCCGTGAATTCTATGGTGTCTGGGGAGATTTTGATGTGAAAATTACTTTGGACGCTTCCTACATTGTTGCAGCGACAGGATATCTTCAAAATCCGGAGAAAATCGGTTACGGTTACAGCAAAAAAGATGTTCCGCATAAAGCTGGCGAAAAGTTAACCTGGCATTTTATCGCACCGGAAGTTCACGATTTTATGTGGGCAGCAGATCGTGATTACAAACATGATGTTGTAAAAGTAGACGATAACCTTGATCTCAATTTTTTCTATCAAACCGATACGCTGGCGAATGTCTGGAAAGAAATGGAACCTTTGGCGGTTCAATCTTTTAAGATTATGAACCAGAAATTCGGTCGTTATCCTTACAAACAATATTCGATCATTCAGGGTGGTGACGGCGGCATGGAATATCCGATGGCGACGCTGATTACCGGGCATTCTAATTTGTCAGGTTTGGTTAGTGTAGCCGTTCATGAATCTATTCACAGCTGGTTCCAGGGATTGTTAGGAACCAATGAATCAAAATATTCCTGGATGGATGAAGGTTTTACAACCTATGCGCAAAATCTCGTTTTGGCAGAATTGTTCCAGTCTAAATCAGACCCATTGCGTGCGACAACGGCGAGTTATAGAAATCTTGTTAAGTCCGGTCTGGAAGAACCCATGACAACCCATGCGGATCATTATAATACAAACAGAGCGTACAGTATTGCAAGTTATTCCAAAGGCGCAGTATTCCTGAATCAGCTTAGTTACATTATCGGAAAAGATAAGTTTGAAAATGGAATGAAACGATATTTCAACGAATGGAAATACAAACATCCAAACCCGACAGACCTGAAACGGATCATGGAAAAAGAATCCGGCCTGGAACTGGATTGGTATTGGGAGGATTTTATTGGAACAACAAAAACAATTGATTACGGCATTAAAGAAGTTGTTTCCAACGCCGGTAAAACGGATGTTGTGATCGAAAGAATTGGACAAATGCCGATGCCGCTTGATATCGTAGTAAGTTACAAAGATGGGTCGCAAGAGAATTTTTACATTCCTTTGGAAATGATGCGTGGAGAAAAAGTAGAAAAACTTTATTCGAAAACGACTTTGTTATCAGATTGGGGCTGGACTTATCCGGAATATACTTTTTCAATTGATCGCGCTATGACGGATGTAGACAGAATTGTCATTGACCCAAGCGGTCGTATGGCAGATATTAATCCTGAAAATAATACTTATCCATCGTTGCCAAAAGTTGCTCCAAGATTTAAAGGAGAAAAGATAAATGAAGTAAGATAAAGGCGATCGGCCATCGGCTTTCTTACTATCGCTTTAAATTTAATTTTGGCGAAAATCTGATAGCCGACTGCCGACAGCCGAAGTTACTATTATCTTAAATCCGAAATCCTGAATATCGTCCCAACCCGGAATTCTATTTTTTGCAGTTTTGCTTCGTCAAACTGGGCGACGGTTTCTATTCGGAAGAACTTAAAAATATGATCCAGACCGTAAACCAGCTCGGAATAATGTCTGGAAGTTGGAGAGAAAAGGTAATGAACCTGAACCGTTTCTTTAATACCTGTCAATCTTAAAGCAGGAACCTGGGTTACTAAAAACCGCTGCATCGACCAGAGTGCGTGGCCTTCGATAAACCATTGTCTTGTACTATGTTCGTAATAAGGCAAACTTCGGAATTGTGTCAGCGGATCACCCATTCTGAAAAACGATTCATTACCCAGGAAATGTCTGAAATCCGGGAAATACATTTCCTTTTTACTTAAAAATCCACCTCCTTTTACTGAATAACTCACTGTGTTTCTAGGTCCCAATTCAATAGATTGACGAATTCCTCCCTGTAAAAATTTATAGTCTACGTCTCCTGCAAAGGGCAATCCACTTTTATACAAAATACTAAAAGCAGGTTTTCTGGTTCTCAAATAACGCTTTTCTCCGTTTCTTACAACATATCGCCGCCAGGGACGAATATCAGCGCTGATCTGGAAAATCATCGCATCGTGATCGGGGAATCCGGTATTATTTTCTTCGTCATTTATTGGACGGTTTGGCGTAAATACACGTTTTGGCCAGTCAATGTAGGAATTAATATTTTCCATATTGAATAATTCCTTGCGCTGTTCATATTCCAGACTCGTACTAATGTTGACGATATCAAAAATATTCCTGATATCATATTGGGCTTTGGCAAATTTTGACTGGTAAAGTTTCGCCCTGTTTCTTTCAAAAATCAATGTTGAAACCGTGTTTCCAAAAGGTGTGATCGGATTATCCCGGTTAATTTGATTAACCATTTCACCGGCAGTTACCATCAGATTTGAATTTGCATTACCAACATTCATTTGGAGATTTCCATTAAACCGGTCTCTTCCAAAAGTGTATCGCGCATACGGGCGGACAGAAAAATAGCTCGATTTTCCCCATTTCTTCTGATATTCCGCGGCCAGGTTAAGCGCATAGCCTTCAACGGTATTGTAATAAAAACCCAGAAACGGACTTTCAATATGAACTGAATTTTTGTTGCTTAATTTGTACGTATTGCCAAGCAGAATGTGATGAGGCTTGAAATTCGTAGAATCCGGGTGATCATTTGCCTTTCTTTCATCCCTGGCAATTTTGATGCTATCCTGCAATGCGTAACTCTGAACTTCGGTATTAGTCAATGGAACGGGACGGAGATTTTCCCAATAAGTTGTATCTCTTTTGTTCGCCGAAGAATCTACAATAATCGAATCCTCACGTACAACACGTTGATCTTCCCCATTCTTTTTTCTCTCTTTCTTTAATTCTTTATCGTATTCCCTGGTATATTTTCTCAGGTTTTTGGTTGAAAAGGCCTTCTGTTCCTGAATCATTTTTTCCAGGTTTTTCTTTTTTACTTTCTCAGCCGTTTCCGGATCAACCTTTGGATCATTTACCACAATTTCTTCTTTCAAACCCGGATCAATATCCAGTTTTTGATACGTCAGCGAAACCAGATATTTAAATTCTCCTGCAAAGCCAAGATAACTTCCCTTAATCCTAAATTGCTGATTGACAGGTAACCAAATATTTTGAACCGGATTGAAAATCTGTTTTGCAAAAATATCCAGTCCGCTATTCGTCGTTTCCAGATCGTAACTATGAATTGCCCAGCGGTCGTCAATAATGTATAAACTGCCACGGAAAACACCTTCTCCATAAGCTTTCGGAATTACTTTGATTTTGTTGATAATCTGGCCCCGGTCTTCAAAATAACCTTCGTATTCAAATTTGTAATAAGCAAACGCTTTTGGAGAAAGAGGAGAAATCGTTCCGGCAATTTCCGGACTATACAAGCTCGCCAGAATATATTCATTGGGCGAAGGAATACTATTGTCCAAACTATTTCTGGTTGAAATAATATGTTGCTTAAAACTGTTTGGACGGCGATATTGAATTTCGGCGACGCTTTCATTGATAATCGCTTTTCCTTCCTGAATCCCTTCTTTTTTGAAACGTTTTTCAATCAGATAAGGAATTTTTGTTGGTAAAGCCGTACTGCGGGAATATACTTTTGCCTGATATGATCGAATTTGTAATTGATGGAAACGTGCTTTTGCAATCGATTTGCGCATTATTGTGTAGGCCGGATCTTCTCTTTTATTTCCAACCGTAAATTCGCCAAGGCTGAGCGCCTGCTCTTCCAGGGTAATATTTAATTCTTTAAAATCATTTCCTACAACAACAGTTTGAGTTAATGTTTTGAAACCCAGATATTGGAAAACAAGCTGATATGTTCCGGGTGGGAGACTGAATTCGTATAAACCTTCATCGTTGGCAATGGTTCCGTCGCCCGTTCCGTGCACCACAATACCTGCGTAAGGAAGTGCGTCTCCATTTTTATTTGATATGCGTCCTTTTATTCCTCCGGCCTGGGAAAGAGTAATTGTAAAACATAAAAGCAGGGAATAAAGGATAAAACGCATAAAGGTGAATGTCGGCTATAATTTTAAATCTTGTTTTCTATTCTTTAAGCGGATGTCCGCAATTACTGCAAAAATTAGCATTTACCGGCATTGATTTACCGCAGGACAAACATTCGGCTTGATCAACCTTACTGGCAACCGGCGGCTGAGATCTTGACATTTCAACCGTAACGATTCCAGTTGGTACGGCTATAATGGCGTAACCCATGATCATCACAATCGATGAAATTACTTGTCCTAATGAAGTTTGTGGGGTAAGATCTCCATATCCGACCGTCGTAATTGTAACAATGGCCCAATATATACTTTGAGGAATACTGGTAAAGCCGTTTTCCTCTCCTTCAACTACATACATAATCGTGCCTATGATTAAAACCAGGGCAACAATGAAGAGCATGAAGACGGTTATTTTTTGCAAACTTGAAGCGAGTGCGGATTTAAGTACCTGAGCATGATGTACAAAGCTGCTCAATTTCAAAATCCTGAATACGCGTAGAAGTCGTAAAATTCTGATCGTGATGAGGTAATGGCTTGCCGGTGAAAAGTAAGTGAGGTAGTAGGGGATGATGGATAAAAGATCAATGATTCCGTAAAAACTCAATAAATATTTGAGCGGCTTCGGGTGACTGTATATTCTTAGAAAATATTCTACCGTGAAAATAATCGTGAAGAAAGTTTCAAGATAGAAAAATACAGATTCGTACTGATCGCGAATTTTTGGAACGCTTTCAAGGCAAACGACGAGAATACTGATCAGGATAAACCATAAAAGAAAGACGTCGAACAAACGTCCTCTTTTTGTATTTGCCCCAAAAATGATAATGAAAAGTTTTCCGCGTAAAGAATTACGATTTATTGCCATGGCCGACTTTGGTATTGTTGGCTGGCAATGTAAGAAAAAGCCCGGTTATTGCGCAAAACGCGATAACCGGGCTTTAAAGTTTAAATCAGAAAGTATTGTGATTAACAGTTTCCGTCAATGTCACAACTATCACCATCTGCAAGGCTTACAAGCGGCGCTGGATTTTCTTTTTCCCATTCCTGAAAAGACTGTTGAAGTGCTCCCAAAAATGTTTCTGGCTGCTGTGCGCCTGAAACGGCATATTTCCTGTCCAAAACAAAAAACGGAACTCCACGAACGCCGACTTGCTGTGCTTCGTAAACATCTTTACGAACGGCATCAGCATATTGGTTGCTGTCAAGAACACTTTTCAATTCTTCCGCATCAAGTCCGATTTTTGTTCCAAGATCAATCAGCGTATCGTGGTCGGCTGTATTTTTTCCTTCAGTAAAGTAAGCGTGGAACAATTGTTCTTCGGCTGCATCTCCCAGTTTATTTTTCTTGGCAAACTGGATAAAACGGTGGCTGTCAAATGAATTGGCCAGAACTGTTTTCTCCATATTGTATTCCAAACCAACTTCTGCTGCAATATTTGTCACATTATCCAGCATTTGTGTAGCGTGGTCAACTGTGAAACCTTTTACGTCGGCAAGATATTCAACAATGGTTCGGCTTGGATCTGTTTTCATATCGGGATTCAACTGAAAACTTTTCCATTCAACCTCAATTCTGTCTTTTTGAGGAAATTGCTCTAACGCTTTTTCGAATTTGCGTTTTCCTATATAACACCATGGACACATGACGTCACTCCATATTTCAACTTTCATGATTGCTTCTGTTTAATTTGAGCAATGTTTATAAATTATTAGATCGTAACGAAAAGCTCTTCATGAGACCTTCTTACTTTTTTGGCGCTTGCCAAAACGTCTTTTTCGGCGTCACGATAGCCCAGCGTCATGATCACAACACTATGCAAACCTTTTTCGTTTAACCCTAAAATTTCATCCAGGCCGTTCGCATCAAAACCTTCCATCGGCGTCGCATCAATTTGTTCGGAAGCTGCGGCCACAAGTGCATGTCCCAGAGCAATATATGCTTGTCGCGCTGCCCATTGTGCGTTAATTTCTTCGGGACGACGTAAAATGCCGTTCGTGATAGAAGTTCTAAATCCGTCCAAAGACTCCGAAGAAACGCCGCGTGTTTCGGAGATCAGATTCATGTATTCGTCAATATGCTCAGCCGTAATTTTTGTCCAGGATGCAAATACAATCAAATGAGAAGCTTCTGCGATCTGAGGCTGCATAAATGCTATTTTCTGAATTTTCTCTTTAATTTCCTGGTCTTCGATTATGAACACGGTATATGGCTGTAAGCCCGCTGACGATGGCGAAAGTTTAATAGCCTCTAAGATTATATCCAGTTTTGCAGCCGGAACTTTCTCACCAGTCATTCTTTTAGTAGCATATCGCCAGTTCAGTGTTTCTATCAGGTTACTCATTCTTGTTTCAATTTATAATTTAGATGTGCAAACTTAAATAAATAAGCTATACATTTGTAAGTACTATACAATAGGATAGTGCAATATTCAAAAGACATGGAAGCAAAAGAGGAATTATTTCAAGAGAGATTATCACACAGTGATTGTTCAAAAAGTTTGCTGCCCGTTCGCGACGCACTGGATGCATTGAACGGGAAGTGGAAGCTTCAAATCATTATTTCACTGATGTTTGGGAACAAGCGTTTCACACAAATCGCCAAAGAAATTCCGAATATTACGGATAAGATGTTGTCAAAGGAATTAAGAGACCTGGAAGCGCATGAACTGGTAAAACGCACAGTTTATGATTCAATTCCGGTTGTAGTGGAATACACGCTGACCGAACATGGGAAATCTTTAAGAGAATTAATCGATGTGCTAAGAGTTTGGGGAATAAAGCACAGAAATCAGGTAATGGGGAAGGCGGTTCTGGTTGAAAGTTGAAAAATTATTACCTGCTGCGTTAAGGTTATAAAATGCAAAAGAGTTGAAAGCAAGAGTATAACACGCTCAACTTTCAACTCTTCATCACGCGGCGGACCGCTTTTAATTTGGTTAAGCTAAACGGTTGATGCAGTTCAAATCTTCGAAAGCTACTTTCAAACGAGCGATCATAGATTCTTCACCTTTACGCAACCAAACGCGTGGATCGTAATATTTTTTGTTTGGAGAATCAGCGCCTTCAGGGTTACCTAATTGAGACTGAAGATATCCTTCTTTTTCTTTGTAATATTTAAGAATTCCTTCCCAGGTTGACCACTGAACGTCAGTATCGATGTTCATTTTGATCGCACCGTATTCAATTGCTTCACGGATTTCTTCACGGGAAGAACCTGATCCGCCGTGGAATACGAAGTTTACAGGAAGTTCACCTGTTCCGAATTTCTCCTGAATGTATTTCTGAGAATTGTTAAGGATTTTCGGCTCCAATTTCACGTTACCTGGTTTGTAAACACCGTGAACGTTTCCGAAAGCAGCAGCAATTGTGAAGTTTGGAGAGATTTTGCGAAGCTCTTCGTATGCATAAGCAACCTCTTCCGGCTGAGTATAAAGTTTAGAGCTGTCAACATCACTGTTATCAACACCATCTTCTTCTCCACCCGTTACACCCAATTCAATTTCAAGCGTCATGCCGATTTTAGCCATACGCTCGAAGTATTTGCTGCAAATTTCGATGTTTTCTTCCAAAGGCTCTTCGGACAAATCCAGCATGTGAGAGCTGTACAATGGTTTGCCGAATTTGTCAAAATGACGTTCGCCAGCTTCCAAAAGACCGTCGATCCATGGAAGAAGTTTTTTAGCACAATGGTCTGTATGTAAAATTACAGGAACACCATACGCTTCTGCCATCAAATGAACGTGTTGAGCGCCTGAGATACTTCCTGCAATAGCAGCTTTCTGATCAGTATTTGAAAGAGACTTTCCTGCAAAAAAGATACCGCCACCATTTGAGAACTGAACAATAACAGGACTGTTTACGGCCTTCGCAGTTTCGATAACTGCGTTTACTGAGTTAGTACCAACCACGTTAACAGCTGGAAGGGCGTAGTTATTTTCGTTGGCATGACGGAAGATTTCGCTAACTCCGTCACCGGTAATAACACCGGCAGGAAAGCGTTGTGTAGTTTCGCTCATAGTAAAGTAAGATATTTTATCAAGAAAAAATTTTACAATTAGGGGATTGCGGCCCAATTGTACAGGAATTGGCGCAAGTTAACTATTTTAAAGAAAACGGGAGAAATAAGTAAGTGATATTATCACAGGCCAAGATGATTTATCCATTTTAATCCATTCTGTGTATATTTGAAAAAGAATAGATTTAAAGATTATTTCATGTCTCCAAAATTAACCCGAACCCTTTTGATCGCCGGCTGTATCGGTTTTTTAATTGTGTGGGTGCTTGAATTTCGGCGTACTACCTTGTTTGAAAGTTACTGGCTTTTGCTGATAAGTATTACTTTTTTGCTTTTTTTTCAATTCAACCGATTGAAATCTTCTTTAACCGAAAAGAAAAGACTTGAAGAGGAAAGTTTAAAAAAAGTGACCGCTACTAAAAATAAAAAAAGATGAACATTCTTCTGGTAGGTCTGGCGGTTTTGTTTTTTGTTTTGGCGGGATATTATGGCGCGGTACGTGCGGTGCTGATGGATATTTCCATTGACAGATATACCCTCCGACACGAAAATGCCAATGTGATATTTCAGACGCTTTACTGGCGCCGGCTTTTAAGAATGATCCGCCTCGCAGTGGTATCTTTGGGCTGTTTTTATGCGGTGGCTTTTGTATTTCCAATCCTTAAAGATTCGCTTGGCGTTGCCGAAGAACTTACGATTTTTATCCTTTTTGTGGGACTTGCTATTTTATGGGTTCTGTGTTACACTGTTTGGGTAAGAATTGGGTATATTTTTCCAAAAATTTTAGATTTAAAAGCCTTTCCCGTTCGTTTTGCTGAGTGGGTAATTACACCATTATATTGGCTGGTTGAGCCATTTGTTAATGAACATGCGCTGACGCATCATTTACGCGACGAAGCTGCTTCTGCCGACGATCCGGATTTTGAAGACCACAGTATTGATGAAAGAATGTTTATCAATGCGCTGGACTTTAAGGATTTACGGATTCGTGATTGTATGATTCCGCGTACCGAAATTTCGGCTGTTAATGTCAACGATACAATTGAAGATCTGAAAAGGACGTTTCTGGCAAGCGGACATTCGAAAATAATTGTATACCGGGAATCTGTTGATGATGTTTTGGGCTATTGCCATGCTTTGTCTCTTTTTAGAAAACCAAAAGAAATCAGCAGTATTGTTACGCCGATTTTGATTGTTCCGGAAGCGATGCCGGCAAGTGATCTGATGTTGCGGTTTTTAGAAGAAAGAAGAAGTCTTGCTTTGGTTGTAGATGAATTTGGTGGGACGTCAGGTTTGGTGAGTGTGGAAGATGTGGTAGAGCAGATTTTTGGTGAAATACAAGATGAATATGATTCTACGGAAGACTGGACGGAAAGGAAAATTGATGATCATACATACATTTTAAGTGCGCGCCACGAAGTAGATTATCTGAATGAAAAATATGGCTGGGATTTGCCGGAGGGCGATTATGATACATTAGCCGGAATGCTGATCCAGGTTCATGGCGACTTGCCGGAAGTGAATGATGAGATTGACATGCCGCCATATTCTTTCCAGATCATATCCATGCAGGATACCAGAATTGAACTGGTAAAGTTGGCCAGACACAGAACCGGATACAGTCAAAAAGATATTGAAACTAACGAAATTAAGCCATAGCAATTGATCAACTTTATTCCAATGACCATCAACAAAAACTTCAAATCCTCAACGTTTTTCCTGATTGCGCTATTTCTTGTCTGGAATCTGGATGCTTCTGCACAGAAAAAGCATGAAATATTTCGTCAGGAAGTTGATAAAATTATTTCCGCGTCTAAAAGTGATGTTGGTGTCGCTATTATGGGGTTGGAAGATAAGGAGACGTTTCTGTTCAATGAAGGACATAAATATCCAATGCAAAGTGTTTACAAATTCCCGCTTGCAATGGCCGTTCTGGATCAGATTGATAAAGGCAAATTGTCTCTAAGCCAGAAAATTCATGTTACGAAAAAAGATCTACTTCCAAACACATGGAGCCCGCTGAGAGAAAAATATCCGAATGGAGAAGTTGATGTGAAAATCTCTGACTTGATCGGATATGCAGTTTCAAACAGTGATAATAATGCCTGCGATATTTTGTTCCGTCTGGTTGGCGGTCCTAAAAAAGTCGATCATTATATTCATAGTCTGGGAATAAAAAGTATAGCCATTGCAGCTACGGAAGAAGAAATGTCGAAAGCCTGGAATGTACAGTTTACAAACTGGTGTAAGCCACGTGCCATGCTCCGGTTACTGGATCTTTTTTACAAAGGGAAAAATCTGTCAAAAACCAGCACGAATTTTCTCATGAAAACCATGACTGAAACCACAACTGGCCCTAACAAGATCAAAGGTTTATTGCCAAAAAATACAAAAGTAGCCCATAAAACTGGTTTGTCAGGAACGAACGAGGATGGAATCACGGCTGCTTCCAATGATGTTGGTATTATTACTTTGCCAAATGGTGAACATGTTGCTGTTGTTATTTTTGTAGCACACACAAAGCTGGATGAAAAAAGCAGAGATGCGGTAATAGCTCAAATTTCCAAAAAAGCCTACGATTATTTCCTTGCTAAAAAGTAAGTGTCTGACCATTCTGTCATTCACTCATTCAATCACTCTATCATTAAATTGTGCAGATCAAAGTAGAAAATATAGGTAAGAAATTCATTAAGGAATGGATTATCCGCAGGGCAAGTTTTGTGTTGGAACAGGGGCAGATGTATACCTTTGTTGGGCCGAATGGAAGCGGTAAATCAACGCTTTTACAGTTACTTACAGGTATGACGCCGGCAAGTGAAGGAAGGATCGGTTATTTTGATGATGGAAAAGAAATTGAGGTAGATAGCTGGTATAAACATTTGGTTATAGCAGCACCATATCTTGAATTGATTGAAGAATTTACTTTGCGTGAACACCTGGAATTTCATAAAAAATTCAAGCCTTTTAAAAATAATATTTCGTCGGCTGATTTTGAGGATTTTATACAATTATCCCATGCAAGCGGAAAAGTGATCAGGCATTTTTCTTCTGGGATGAAACAGCGGGTGAAACTTGGATTGGCATTTATGTCGGATGTGTCCGTTATTTTTTTGGATGAACCTACGACAAATCTCGATGTGCACGGAATAAACTGGTATCTTGATAATGTTACGAAATCAACTGAAAAACAATTGGTTTTGCTAGGTTCGAATGTGAAACAGGAATATGAGTTTTGTGAAAATATCATAAACGTTTCGGCGTTCAAATAATAAAAGAAGTGCCGGCTATGACGAAAACTATACAATTTCTTCTGATTTTGGTTCTGGTTTTCCTGGGAACGATAAGCAAATCGTTCTGTGGCGGCATGTATTTTGTTCAAAACAAAGGACAGTGGGATTCAGATATTTTGTTTAGAACCGAGATTCCGGGCGGTTTTCTTTTTTTGAAAAACAAATCAATTGTATATGTGCTTTATGATGCTTCCAAGGTGTCAGACATGCACGGAAAAGCAACTTCCCACCCATCATCTCCTAACGCAAAATTTTTACCGCCAACCATTCCGGTAATCAATGCCCATGGTGTTGAAGTGAAGTTTGAAAATGCCGGTTCTGATATTAAATTCAGCACTAAAAATCCTGTCAAAACTACTTTCAATTATTTTCTTGGGAACGACAAATCCAAATGGGTTGGTAATGCAGGAGCTTTTGAAGAATTGATTTATGAAAATATTTACAAAGGAATTGACCTTCGTTTTTACATTTATGATGCCAAACTGAAATATGAGTTTATCGTTCACCCACAGGCTGATGCTTCACAGATTAAGTTGAAATATGAAGGAGCAACGGATATTTTGGTCAATG
The nucleotide sequence above comes from Dyadobacter subterraneus. Encoded proteins:
- the guaA gene encoding glutamine-hydrolyzing GMP synthase gives rise to the protein MTEQILILDFGSQYTQLIARRVRELNVYCEIHPYNNFPELTPNIKGVILSGSPCSVRDEDAPYLDFSKFRKIVPILGVCYGAQLMAHSFGGDVKPSQHREYGRARLEIDDEDSSLLTGISQTSQVWMSHGDTIVSIPDDFHIIASTESVKVAAFKIENELTYGIQFHPEVTHSTEGKQLMHNFVVGICGCKQDWTADAFVEQTIASLKTKLGNDRVVMALSGGVDSTVAATLVHQAIGKNLFCIFVDNGLLRKEEFEQVLDSYRHMGLNIKGVDAKDLFYSALDGLSDPEAKRKAIGKAFIDVFDQESHLIEDVKWLGQGTIYPDVIESVSVKGPSATIKSHHNVGGLPDFMKLKVVEPLNTLFKDEVRLVGKTLNIDPTILGRHPFPGPGLAIRILGEITPEKVAILQEVDAIFIGGLRKWNLYNEVWQAGVMLLPVKSVGVMGDERTYESVVALRAVTSVDGMTADWAHLPYDFLAEVSNDIINKVKGVNRVVYDISSKPPATIEWE
- a CDS encoding DUF1328 family protein, translated to MLRWTVIFLIVAIIAGVLGFGGIAAGAAGIAKILFFVFLVLFVLSLISRGVGRS
- a CDS encoding M1 family metallopeptidase → MNKLLFVVLAGLTCTATFAQSDRWQQRVKYQMNIDFDVTKHQYTGTQKLVYSNNSPDTLTKVFYHLYMNAFQPGSQMDVRSRVISDPDPRVKDRISKLSPNEIGYEKILSLKQNGKPLKYQVVGTILEVTLNEKILPKTQHTFDMEFEAQVPIQIRRNGRDNSEGIDYSVAQWYPKLCEYDYEGWHSNPYIAREFYGVWGDFDVKITLDASYIVAATGYLQNPEKIGYGYSKKDVPHKAGEKLTWHFIAPEVHDFMWAADRDYKHDVVKVDDNLDLNFFYQTDTLANVWKEMEPLAVQSFKIMNQKFGRYPYKQYSIIQGGDGGMEYPMATLITGHSNLSGLVSVAVHESIHSWFQGLLGTNESKYSWMDEGFTTYAQNLVLAELFQSKSDPLRATTASYRNLVKSGLEEPMTTHADHYNTNRAYSIASYSKGAVFLNQLSYIIGKDKFENGMKRYFNEWKYKHPNPTDLKRIMEKESGLELDWYWEDFIGTTKTIDYGIKEVVSNAGKTDVVIERIGQMPMPLDIVVSYKDGSQENFYIPLEMMRGEKVEKLYSKTTLLSDWGWTYPEYTFSIDRAMTDVDRIVIDPSGRMADINPENNTYPSLPKVAPRFKGEKINEVR
- a CDS encoding DUF5686 and carboxypeptidase regulatory-like domain-containing protein; this translates as MRFILYSLLLCFTITLSQAGGIKGRISNKNGDALPYAGIVVHGTGDGTIANDEGLYEFSLPPGTYQLVFQYLGFKTLTQTVVVGNDFKELNITLEEQALSLGEFTVGNKREDPAYTIMRKSIAKARFHQLQIRSYQAKVYSRSTALPTKIPYLIEKRFKKEGIQEGKAIINESVAEIQYRRPNSFKQHIISTRNSLDNSIPSPNEYILASLYSPEIAGTISPLSPKAFAYYKFEYEGYFEDRGQIINKIKVIPKAYGEGVFRGSLYIIDDRWAIHSYDLETTNSGLDIFAKQIFNPVQNIWLPVNQQFRIKGSYLGFAGEFKYLVSLTYQKLDIDPGLKEEIVVNDPKVDPETAEKVKKKNLEKMIQEQKAFSTKNLRKYTREYDKELKKERKKNGEDQRVVREDSIIVDSSANKRDTTYWENLRPVPLTNTEVQSYALQDSIKIARDERKANDHPDSTNFKPHHILLGNTYKLSNKNSVHIESPFLGFYYNTVEGYALNLAAEYQKKWGKSSYFSVRPYARYTFGRDRFNGNLQMNVGNANSNLMVTAGEMVNQINRDNPITPFGNTVSTLIFERNRAKLYQSKFAKAQYDIRNIFDIVNISTSLEYEQRKELFNMENINSYIDWPKRVFTPNRPINDEENNTGFPDHDAMIFQISADIRPWRRYVVRNGEKRYLRTRKPAFSILYKSGLPFAGDVDYKFLQGGIRQSIELGPRNTVSYSVKGGGFLSKKEMYFPDFRHFLGNESFFRMGDPLTQFRSLPYYEHSTRQWFIEGHALWSMQRFLVTQVPALRLTGIKETVQVHYLFSPTSRHYSELVYGLDHIFKFFRIETVAQFDEAKLQKIEFRVGTIFRISDLR